The following proteins are encoded in a genomic region of Clostridium kluyveri:
- a CDS encoding PadR family transcriptional regulator, whose product MSLSYTLLGLLNYASMTGYDLKKIFDDSINFFWSAQTSQIYRELKTLEEKGYIVSVVKPSDKGPSKRIYSITEQGLSYLKEWLTNVPDEIDEDNRNAFLSRVFLSSNVGFEKLFFQLQERLKKYKRDYENLKSVENKLGEYLQMFDREDEVYYWKIALSRGFHDVESHIYWAEESLDYIREIINNKKK is encoded by the coding sequence ATGTCATTATCATACACCCTATTAGGTTTGCTAAATTATGCTTCTATGACTGGTTATGATTTGAAAAAGATTTTCGATGATTCTATTAACTTTTTTTGGTCAGCTCAAACAAGTCAAATTTATCGTGAATTAAAAACATTAGAGGAAAAAGGTTACATAGTTTCTGTAGTAAAACCAAGTGATAAGGGTCCATCTAAGCGTATATATAGCATTACTGAACAAGGGTTATCCTATCTGAAAGAATGGCTTACTAATGTCCCTGATGAAATAGACGAGGATAACCGTAATGCTTTTTTATCGAGAGTTTTTTTATCCTCAAATGTAGGTTTTGAAAAATTATTTTTTCAGCTTCAAGAAAGATTAAAAAAGTATAAAAGAGATTATGAAAACCTTAAATCAGTTGAAAATAAACTTGGAGAATATCTACAAATGTTTGATAGAGAGGATGAAGTTTATTATTGGAAAATAGCACTTAGTAGAGGTTTTCATGATGTTGAATCTCACATTTATTGGGCTGAAGAAAGTTTAGATTATATTCGAGAAATAATTAATAATAAGAAAAAGTGA
- a CDS encoding cupin domain-containing protein, giving the protein MNMPEDDFEVIDKSQVQPLIEDKGKIRIFPVFPFDGTRRFEMYSLEIDPKGYLSTEAHQQGTQEFITVFSGKLNISIKGKDFVVTTGNSIQFKADSVHAYKNNSDEICSLSMVIYYLV; this is encoded by the coding sequence ATGAACATGCCGGAGGATGACTTTGAAGTCATAGATAAGTCTCAAGTACAGCCACTTATTGAGGATAAGGGCAAGATTAGGATATTTCCTGTATTTCCTTTTGATGGCACAAGACGATTTGAAATGTATTCCCTTGAGATTGACCCTAAAGGTTATCTATCTACTGAAGCTCACCAACAAGGTACACAGGAATTCATTACTGTATTTTCTGGCAAGCTTAATATCAGTATAAAAGGTAAAGATTTTGTTGTAACAACAGGTAATTCAATACAGTTTAAGGCAGACAGTGTTCACGCTTATAAAAATAACTCCGATGAGATTTGTTCATTAAGTATGGTTATTTACTATCTAGTATAG
- a CDS encoding phenylalanine--tRNA ligase beta subunit-related protein, with translation MLIISKNLKEVYSNAKFGILIMKDVRNPQTNSEFNKTKILVKNQLLSKYKNFNRKEFIRSEPVCFYTNYYKKFKKTYHVQLQLESIILKSNSFPNVAALVEAMFIAEVKNLLLTAGHDLDKLELPIKLNLAQGNESFVSISKKQQSLTKDDMMLSDGKGAISSILNGPDYRTRITNDTKNVLFFVYTPGGIGDDVIRSHLNDIKSYVSIFAPHSKQHLLDVF, from the coding sequence TTGTTGATCATATCAAAAAATTTAAAGGAAGTTTATTCTAATGCTAAATTTGGAATCCTTATAATGAAGGATGTTAGAAATCCCCAAACAAATTCAGAGTTTAACAAAACTAAAATTTTAGTAAAAAATCAGCTGCTAAGTAAATATAAGAATTTTAATCGAAAAGAATTCATTAGATCTGAACCTGTTTGTTTTTATACAAATTATTATAAAAAGTTTAAAAAAACTTATCACGTTCAACTACAGCTGGAATCAATTATTTTAAAATCTAATTCTTTTCCAAATGTTGCTGCATTAGTTGAAGCTATGTTTATTGCCGAAGTAAAAAACCTACTTCTGACAGCAGGTCATGATCTCGATAAACTAGAACTTCCTATCAAATTGAATTTGGCACAAGGAAATGAAAGTTTTGTAAGTATATCAAAAAAGCAACAATCGCTTACTAAAGATGATATGATGTTGTCAGACGGAAAAGGAGCCATATCAAGCATTTTAAATGGACCAGATTATCGAACTCGTATTACAAACGATACAAAAAATGTACTGTTCTTTGTTTATACACCTGGTGGAATTGGTGACGATGTTATTCGTAGCCATTTAAATGACATTAAGTCTTATGTTTCTATATTTGCCCCTCATTCGAAACAACATTTATTAGACGTATTTTAA
- a CDS encoding PLP-dependent aminotransferase family protein has product MWLTIDKNINTSLIRQVYEQIRAMILEGKLSAGDKLPSTRWLSENLKISRNVILEAYAQLTAEGYIESRRGSGTIVAEDLYFKRCERNLEKSPHNSVYTRVENDLIDFRSGIPALDMFPQKEWGNLFNKVCSHMPYSYFRYCQPGGIMELRQALSEYLFRTRGICCRAEQIMIVSGSTQGLSLISKLLYRPNVEVVVEDPIHYGLLNVISSYGYLINPIPVDSKGIRTNIIETKNDVGFVYVTPSHQFPLGSILPIQRRIKLIRFAEKKNCYIVEDDYDSEFRYEGHPISSFYELDPNRVIYVGSFSKILAPALRLGYMILPDLLIDKYLKLKMYTDVHTESISQLVLAQFINDGKLEKHIWKMKKKYYNKRQALINNLRINFFDEYVIKGHAAGLHLVAEFQNILFTEEILKKITQQKVKVYPVEKYAIHKGRHRNKIILGYGHLSIDEITEGIRRIKKVIQNTII; this is encoded by the coding sequence ATGTGGTTGACTATTGATAAAAATATTAATACCTCTCTTATAAGACAAGTTTATGAGCAGATTAGAGCAATGATATTGGAAGGAAAATTATCTGCAGGTGATAAGCTTCCATCAACTAGATGGCTTTCTGAAAATTTAAAGATATCCAGAAATGTTATATTGGAAGCTTACGCTCAACTTACTGCGGAAGGATATATTGAAAGTAGGCGAGGTTCAGGTACAATTGTAGCAGAAGATCTCTATTTTAAAAGATGTGAAAGAAACTTAGAAAAAAGCCCACATAATTCTGTTTATACAAGAGTCGAAAATGACCTTATTGATTTTCGTTCAGGGATACCTGCGCTTGATATGTTTCCTCAAAAAGAATGGGGAAATTTGTTTAATAAGGTATGCAGCCATATGCCTTATTCATATTTCAGATACTGCCAACCTGGAGGAATTATGGAATTAAGACAAGCGCTTTCAGAATATTTGTTTAGGACTAGAGGTATATGTTGTAGAGCAGAACAAATAATGATTGTTTCTGGTTCTACACAGGGATTATCCCTAATATCAAAATTATTGTATAGGCCTAATGTGGAAGTTGTTGTAGAGGATCCTATACATTATGGCTTATTGAATGTTATTTCATCTTACGGATATTTAATAAATCCTATTCCTGTCGATAGTAAAGGTATACGTACAAACATAATTGAAACAAAAAATGATGTTGGATTTGTCTATGTGACACCATCTCATCAATTTCCTCTAGGTAGTATACTACCTATTCAAAGGCGTATTAAACTTATTAGATTTGCTGAAAAAAAGAATTGTTATATTGTTGAAGACGATTATGATAGTGAATTCCGTTATGAAGGTCATCCAATAAGTTCTTTTTATGAACTAGATCCAAATAGGGTAATATATGTTGGTTCTTTCAGTAAAATTTTAGCACCAGCACTTAGGCTTGGTTATATGATATTACCTGATTTATTAATAGATAAATATTTAAAGTTAAAAATGTATACAGATGTACATACTGAATCCATATCACAACTTGTGCTTGCACAGTTTATCAATGATGGGAAACTTGAGAAACATATTTGGAAAATGAAAAAAAAATATTATAATAAACGTCAAGCATTAATAAATAATTTAAGAATTAATTTTTTTGATGAATATGTGATAAAAGGTCATGCTGCCGGATTGCATTTAGTTGCAGAATTTCAAAACATTCTTTTTACAGAAGAAATATTGAAAAAAATCACACAACAAAAAGTAAAAGTATACCCGGTTGAGAAGTATGCAATTCATAAAGGTAGACATAGGAATAAGATTATTCTAGGTTATGGACATCTTAGTATTGATGAGATAACAGAAGGTATACGACGAATTAAGAAAGTAATACAAAATACTATCATATAG
- a CDS encoding methyltransferase family protein: MQGYFAIITIILLVIMILCRVFLLRKMGIKVIKFGEIDKKDFIIIPFVLVFFYLVFASALNLLEVGTELFNNEIVGWIGVVLCMIGLLLFLLSLIFFGKSFRVGIDEEKPGALITTGIFAISRNPIYVAFGSILFGIFLIFPNWILLLYLIAGFWLFNRQVLREEDSLKKIYGKEYVEYCKKVRRYL, encoded by the coding sequence ATGCAGGGATATTTTGCGATTATAACTATAATCTTACTTGTGATAATGATTTTATGTCGTGTTTTTCTATTACGTAAAATGGGTATTAAAGTTATAAAATTTGGTGAGATAGACAAAAAAGATTTCATTATTATCCCATTTGTTTTGGTGTTTTTTTATCTTGTGTTTGCAAGTGCCCTGAACTTGCTGGAAGTAGGAACAGAATTGTTTAACAATGAGATTGTTGGCTGGATTGGTGTGGTGTTATGTATGATAGGACTCTTATTATTTCTGTTAAGCCTGATTTTCTTTGGAAAAAGCTTTAGAGTCGGGATAGATGAAGAAAAACCAGGTGCTCTAATAACAACAGGTATTTTTGCAATTAGTCGCAATCCTATTTACGTTGCTTTTGGGTCTATACTGTTTGGAATATTTCTAATTTTCCCAAACTGGATATTATTGTTGTACTTAATTGCAGGTTTCTGGCTTTTTAATCGCCAAGTTCTTCGTGAAGAGGATTCTTTGAAAAAGATTTATGGCAAAGAATACGTGGAATACTGTAAAAAAGTCCGTAGATACCTTTAA
- a CDS encoding response regulator transcription factor, with the protein MNEIILLVDDEKTILDVLTYALKKEGYLVERAYDGEEALDKVDIFNPHVVILDLMLPVINGYDVCKKLEDKNIGIIMLTAKEDIVDKILGLELGADDYITKPFDMRELLARVKSLVRRLNKTTDEKKDSSVININDLNINKKKRTVSIKNIPIEFTPMEFDLLYLLSSNPGVVYSREQLLNMIWNMNYVGGTRTVDTHIQRIRKKLGNNYQDLIQTVYGIGYKGVDELLESGN; encoded by the coding sequence GTGAATGAAATAATACTTTTAGTAGATGATGAAAAGACCATTTTAGATGTACTAACCTATGCACTAAAAAAAGAAGGATATTTAGTAGAAAGAGCTTATGATGGTGAGGAAGCACTCGATAAAGTAGATATTTTTAATCCACATGTAGTAATATTAGATTTAATGCTCCCTGTAATAAATGGATACGATGTTTGTAAGAAATTAGAAGACAAAAATATTGGAATCATCATGCTTACAGCAAAAGAAGATATTGTGGACAAGATACTTGGACTTGAACTGGGAGCGGATGATTATATAACAAAACCGTTTGATATGAGAGAACTTCTTGCAAGAGTTAAGTCCCTTGTAAGGAGACTTAATAAAACTACTGATGAAAAAAAGGACAGCAGCGTCATAAATATAAATGATCTCAATATCAATAAAAAAAAGAGAACTGTAAGTATAAAAAATATTCCAATAGAGTTTACACCTATGGAATTTGATCTGTTGTATTTACTCTCTTCAAATCCGGGTGTAGTATACTCACGTGAGCAGCTTTTAAACATGATATGGAACATGAATTATGTTGGAGGAACGCGAACTGTAGATACACACATTCAAAGGATAAGAAAAAAGTTGGGCAATAATTATCAAGATTTAATACAAACTGTGTATGGTATTGGATATAAAGGGGTTGACGAATTACTTGAAAGTGGGAATTAA
- a CDS encoding sensor histidine kinase: MGIKFRLISFTASLLLIVILFLSFLVLNGIKSYQSKEIESILFKQKDMFEEYFGERMSLNKDSNYGSLARGSIFNKAWLRTIPANIYNTKGELLSGFKTDAKVNENDKKKVMIGYAIRGKVSYREINHVIYFYSPIKYRNNISAILELEYSIKEKNLFYSNIKKLFYGTGLLTLVLGIVVGIFYFSRLTGDIYIMKNSVESIQKGEFSKVDKVNRNDELGELSSGLVFMSNTIEKNIEDLKVERDSLSVAVDKLKRMDKQQKEFIGNVTHEFKTPITSIKAYSDVIGMYMDDLNLIEEGTLSISKECDRLSSMVDNVLKLSALEEYDFEIKKNEVNLKKVFNEICKGMNAKIKKNNLILKCDVQNIDITLDEKSLKHIIINLIDNAIKYNKQNGSINIECYKNDKDKITISVSDTGIGMSEEVLPKIFQPFYRADKHRSREAGGAGIGLALVKKLVEKQGGTIKVSSKLNEGTTFYIEFSA; encoded by the coding sequence GTGGGAATTAAATTTAGACTCATATCTTTTACAGCTTCACTTTTATTGATTGTCATATTATTTTTAAGCTTTTTAGTGCTCAATGGAATAAAAAGTTACCAGAGTAAAGAAATCGAATCCATTTTATTTAAACAAAAGGATATGTTTGAAGAATACTTTGGTGAACGCATGAGTTTGAATAAGGATAGTAATTATGGAAGCCTAGCTAGAGGCAGTATTTTTAATAAGGCATGGCTAAGAACTATACCTGCAAATATATATAATACAAAAGGTGAGCTCCTTTCAGGATTTAAAACAGATGCAAAGGTAAATGAAAATGATAAGAAAAAAGTCATGATAGGCTATGCCATTAGAGGTAAAGTATCTTATAGGGAAATTAACCATGTTATATACTTTTATTCACCAATCAAGTATAGAAACAATATATCAGCAATTTTGGAACTGGAGTATTCAATTAAAGAAAAAAATTTATTTTACAGTAATATAAAAAAATTGTTTTATGGTACAGGTCTTTTGACGCTGGTGCTTGGTATAGTTGTGGGAATCTTTTATTTTTCTAGGCTGACTGGAGATATATATATAATGAAAAATTCAGTAGAAAGTATTCAAAAGGGTGAATTTAGTAAAGTAGATAAAGTTAATCGAAATGATGAATTGGGAGAATTGAGTAGTGGTCTGGTATTTATGAGTAATACCATAGAAAAAAATATTGAGGACCTTAAAGTTGAAAGGGATTCTTTAAGTGTAGCCGTAGATAAATTAAAAAGGATGGATAAGCAGCAAAAAGAGTTTATAGGAAATGTGACCCATGAATTTAAGACTCCAATCACCAGCATAAAGGCCTATTCAGATGTGATTGGAATGTATATGGATGATTTAAATTTAATTGAAGAAGGTACTTTAAGTATATCAAAAGAATGTGATAGACTTTCAAGTATGGTGGACAATGTATTAAAATTATCTGCTCTTGAGGAGTATGATTTTGAAATTAAAAAAAATGAAGTAAATTTAAAAAAAGTATTTAATGAAATATGTAAAGGAATGAATGCAAAGATTAAAAAAAACAACTTGATTTTAAAATGTGATGTCCAAAATATTGATATTACATTAGATGAAAAGAGCTTAAAGCATATTATTATCAATTTAATTGATAATGCTATAAAATATAATAAGCAAAATGGCAGTATAAATATTGAATGTTATAAAAATGATAAAGATAAGATAACTATAAGTGTCTCAGATACTGGAATAGGTATGAGTGAAGAAGTACTTCCTAAAATTTTTCAACCATTTTACAGAGCCGACAAGCATAGAAGTCGTGAAGCAGGAGGAGCAGGAATAGGATTAGCTTTAGTTAAAAAACTAGTTGAAAAACAAGGAGGAACTATAA